The following are encoded in a window of Vigna unguiculata cultivar IT97K-499-35 chromosome 8, ASM411807v1, whole genome shotgun sequence genomic DNA:
- the LOC114193729 gene encoding WUSCHEL-related homeobox 4-like — MVATSNSLTITMKVHQFARGFWEHEPSLTLGCKRLRPLAPKLSNTDSTTSITSSPVTTFDLKSFIKPESASRKLASSDDNKRDPTSPQGQGQVETHIPGGTRWNPTQEQIGILEMLYRGGMRTPNAQQIEQITVQLSKYGKIEGKNVFYWFQNHKARERQKQKRNNLGLAHSPRTPTTLVSPSFSCSVITSLDTTKRGEVVERDEEDSPLKKCRSWAFEYLEEQSWSSWKEEEQRTLELFPLHPEGR; from the exons ATGGTAGCTACTAGTAACTCACTAACCATAACCATGAAGGTGCATCAGTTCGCACGTGGGTTCTGGGAGCACGAACCCTCCCTCACACTTGGCTGCAAACGCTTACGCCCCCTTGCCCCCAAGCTCTCCAACACCGACTCCACTACCTCCATCACTTCATCTCCTGTCACAACCTTCGACCTCAAGAGCTTCATCAAACCAGAAAGTGCCTCCAGAAAACTTGCATCCTCCGATGACAATAAGAGAGACCCAACTTCACCTCAAGGCCAAGGCCAG GTGGAAACGCATATTCCGGGAGGGACGCGGTGGAATCCGACGCAGGAACAGATAGGGATACTGGAGATGCTGTATAGAGGAGGGATGCGAACACCGAATGCTCAACAGATAGAGCAGATCACAGTCCAACTTAGCAAGTACGGCAAGATCGAAGGGAAGAACGTATTTTATTGGTTCCAAAACCACAAGGCACGCGAGAGACAGAAGCAGAAGCGTAACAACCTCGGTCTTGCTCATAGTCCTCGTACTCCCACCACACTAGTCTCACCTTCCTTTAGTTGTAGTGTAATAACCTCTTTGGACACCACAAAACGG GGGGAGGTAGTagaaagagatgaagaagataGTCCTTTGAAGAAGTGTAGGAGCTGGGCATTTGAGTACTTGGAAGAGCAAAGTTGGTCATCATGGAAAGAGGAGGAACAGAGAACTCTGGAGCTTTTCCCGTTGCACCCGGAAGGCAGATGA